A region of Thermococcus piezophilus DNA encodes the following proteins:
- a CDS encoding OsmC family protein, translating into MSSEVRGSVKWVEKGQFIGKVEPGRCSIVLGDGGISPMKLLLLGVAGCTAYDVVMILQKMREPIEGLEVEISGERREEHPRMYEKVHLHYRIYGNVKDEKAKRAIELSQDKYCSASAHIKLSGAKLTYSYEIIKS; encoded by the coding sequence GTGTCAAGCGAGGTTAGGGGTAGTGTAAAGTGGGTTGAGAAGGGGCAGTTCATCGGCAAGGTGGAGCCTGGGAGGTGCTCGATCGTCCTTGGGGACGGCGGGATAAGCCCGATGAAACTCCTTCTCCTCGGCGTCGCTGGCTGTACTGCCTATGACGTGGTTATGATACTCCAGAAGATGAGGGAACCTATAGAAGGGCTTGAAGTGGAGATAAGCGGCGAGAGGCGCGAGGAGCACCCAAGGATGTATGAAAAGGTTCACCTCCACTACAGAATTTACGGCAATGTGAAGGATGAGAAAGCAAAGCGCGCCATAGAGCTCAGTCAAGACAAGTATTGCTCCGCCTCGGCCCACATAAAGCTCAGTGGTGCAAAGCTCACGTACTCCTATGAGATTATCAAGAGTTAA
- a CDS encoding SPL family radical SAM protein, with protein MYIRPFDPWKAKLCTCPFKYTLNVYTGCDHACLYCYITSYIPKAFRVRTKEGLLPKLERELRKFDRRYIIALSYSSDPYPTIEKELGITRKVLELFRRYDVRCLLLTKSDIFERDLDILSELKCAVGITVTTIDERTAKLIEPKTPKPEDRIRALKKAKSAGIPVYARIDPIIPFYNWGDFDKTLDALSFVSHITVSTLKLRPDGLSRMKAKLPEVMERLEPLYEKGERIGGYYYLPREFRMKILKEARRKIEDRGITFGSCREGYYSFPSCDGSHLVPP; from the coding sequence ATGTACATCCGACCCTTCGACCCATGGAAGGCAAAGCTCTGCACATGCCCGTTCAAGTATACGCTGAACGTTTACACCGGTTGCGACCATGCTTGTCTTTACTGCTACATAACGAGCTACATCCCCAAGGCCTTCCGCGTGAGGACGAAGGAGGGGCTTTTGCCGAAGCTGGAACGCGAGCTGAGGAAGTTCGATAGGAGGTACATAATAGCTCTCTCCTATTCCTCCGACCCGTACCCAACCATCGAGAAAGAGCTAGGCATAACAAGAAAGGTGCTCGAATTGTTCCGGCGATACGACGTGAGGTGTCTTTTGCTTACAAAATCAGACATCTTCGAGCGCGACCTCGATATTCTGAGCGAGCTGAAGTGTGCCGTGGGGATCACCGTTACGACCATTGATGAAAGAACTGCCAAGCTCATAGAGCCGAAGACACCGAAGCCAGAGGACAGGATACGGGCGCTTAAAAAGGCCAAGAGTGCAGGAATTCCAGTCTACGCGCGCATAGACCCGATAATTCCATTCTACAATTGGGGAGACTTCGATAAGACCCTCGACGCGCTGAGCTTCGTGAGCCACATAACGGTCTCGACGCTGAAGCTGAGGCCCGATGGGTTGAGTAGAATGAAGGCAAAGCTGCCAGAGGTTATGGAAAGGCTGGAGCCCCTCTATGAGAAAGGTGAGAGGATTGGAGGCTACTATTACCTGCCAAGAGAATTCAGGATGAAAATCCTCAAAGAGGCGAGGAGAAAGATAGAGGATAGGGGAATCACATTTGGCTCGTGTCGGGAGGGTTACTACTCGTTTCCGAGCTGCGATGGCTCTCACTTAGTTCCTCCCTGA
- a CDS encoding gamma-glutamyl-gamma-aminobutyrate hydrolase family protein, with the protein MKPLIGVIGSMDYSKNRLFLNKAHLEKVLNVGGIPAVFSADSSPDEVIKHVDGILLIEGPDIHPHFYGEDPSGVLKYVDVARDELEICLVKKAVENGVPILGIGRGMQVINVALGGTLYQDVSAEIPKAIKHDWDLHLMGPTQRVHGVRIKTSSRLYEILKEELNIEGTSDVFLRVNSFHHQAIKRVGEGVKPVAYAVDGLIEAIEGGEGLIVGVQWQAEYLPEMERLFEAFVLAAAEYRAKKLDMDRREIEAKVREELSESHRSSETSSNPPDTSQM; encoded by the coding sequence ATGAAGCCCTTAATCGGTGTAATCGGTAGTATGGACTACTCCAAGAACCGCCTTTTCCTCAACAAGGCCCACTTGGAGAAGGTACTCAATGTTGGGGGAATTCCCGCTGTTTTCAGCGCAGATTCGTCCCCTGATGAGGTTATAAAACACGTTGATGGAATCCTCCTCATCGAGGGTCCGGATATACACCCCCACTTCTACGGGGAGGATCCTTCCGGTGTCCTCAAATACGTGGATGTTGCAAGGGATGAGTTAGAGATATGCCTGGTGAAAAAAGCCGTTGAGAATGGGGTGCCCATTCTGGGCATCGGCAGGGGCATGCAGGTGATAAACGTCGCCCTCGGTGGAACGCTCTACCAAGATGTTTCAGCAGAGATTCCTAAGGCGATAAAACACGACTGGGACCTTCACCTGATGGGACCAACGCAGCGTGTCCACGGGGTGAGGATAAAAACGAGTTCGAGGCTCTACGAGATACTGAAGGAAGAGCTGAACATAGAGGGCACCAGCGATGTGTTCCTTCGCGTGAACAGCTTCCACCATCAGGCCATCAAGCGGGTCGGGGAGGGAGTAAAGCCGGTCGCCTATGCCGTGGACGGCCTCATAGAGGCGATAGAGGGTGGAGAAGGCCTCATCGTGGGTGTCCAATGGCAGGCGGAGTATCTTCCAGAGATGGAAAGGCTCTTCGAGGCCTTCGTCCTCGCTGCGGCTGAATACCGTGCCAAAAAGCTCGATATGGATAGGCGGGAGATAGAAGCTAAAGTCAGGGAGGAACTAAGTGAGAGCCATCGCAGCTCGGAAACGAGTAGTAACCCTCCCGACACGAGCCAAATGTGA
- a CDS encoding PLP-dependent aminotransferase family protein: MEEKLIKKLGSGSLDFESYFSEKAMEMKASEIRELLKLVESSDVISLAGGLPAPETFPVETIKAITEEILKTHADKALQYGTTKGFTPLRLALAEWMEKRYGIPMSKVEIMMVAGSQQALDLIGRVFIDPGDIVVVEGPTYLAALNAFKYYDPEFLSIPMDDDGMIVDILEEKLKELKAEGKKVKFVYTVSTFQNPAGVTMSLKRRKRLIELAHEYDFLIVEDSPYSELRYSGKPIPPIKHFDDEGRVIYLGTFSKIFAPGFRLGWIAAHPHFIRKIEIAKQAVDLCANPFAQVIAWKYVADGHLDEHIPKIIEFYKPRRDAMFEALEEYMPEGVRWTKPDGGMFIWVTLPEGVDTKLMMEKAVAKGVAYVPGEAFFAYRDVKNTMRLNFTYVPEETIREGVKRLAEVIKEEIKALKG, from the coding sequence GTGGAGGAAAAGCTTATAAAGAAGTTGGGTTCAGGGTCACTGGATTTTGAGTCATACTTCTCGGAGAAGGCAATGGAAATGAAAGCCTCTGAGATTAGAGAGCTTCTTAAGCTCGTTGAGAGCTCGGACGTAATCTCGCTCGCCGGTGGCCTTCCAGCGCCCGAGACATTCCCGGTGGAAACAATCAAGGCCATAACGGAGGAGATCCTCAAGACCCACGCGGATAAGGCCCTTCAGTACGGAACCACCAAGGGCTTCACGCCGCTCCGACTTGCCCTTGCCGAGTGGATGGAGAAGCGCTACGGAATCCCGATGTCCAAGGTTGAGATAATGATGGTTGCTGGCTCGCAGCAGGCCCTCGACCTCATCGGAAGGGTCTTCATCGATCCTGGGGACATAGTCGTCGTTGAAGGCCCGACTTACCTCGCTGCCCTCAACGCCTTCAAGTACTACGATCCGGAATTCCTCTCTATTCCAATGGACGACGATGGAATGATTGTGGACATCCTCGAGGAGAAGCTGAAGGAGCTTAAGGCAGAGGGGAAGAAGGTCAAGTTCGTCTATACTGTATCGACCTTCCAGAATCCAGCGGGAGTTACGATGAGCCTTAAGAGGAGGAAGAGGCTCATAGAGCTCGCACACGAGTATGACTTCCTTATCGTCGAGGATAGCCCATACAGCGAGCTTCGCTACTCCGGCAAGCCGATTCCACCCATCAAGCACTTCGATGATGAGGGCAGGGTCATATACCTCGGCACATTCTCGAAGATATTTGCCCCCGGCTTCAGGCTTGGCTGGATAGCTGCTCATCCACACTTCATCAGGAAGATAGAGATAGCCAAGCAGGCCGTTGACCTCTGCGCCAACCCATTTGCTCAGGTCATAGCCTGGAAGTACGTCGCAGACGGTCACCTCGACGAGCACATCCCCAAGATCATCGAGTTCTACAAGCCGAGGAGGGACGCTATGTTCGAAGCTTTGGAAGAGTACATGCCAGAGGGAGTCAGGTGGACCAAGCCGGACGGAGGAATGTTCATTTGGGTAACCCTTCCAGAGGGCGTCGATACCAAGCTCATGATGGAGAAGGCCGTCGCCAAGGGAGTTGCCTACGTTCCTGGCGAGGCGTTCTTCGCCTACAGGGACGTCAAGAACACCATGCGCCTGAACTTTACCTACGTGCCAGAGGAGACGATACGTGAAGGCGTTAAGAGGCTCGCTGAGGTCATCAAGGAGGAAATCAAAGCTCTTAAGGGCTGA
- a CDS encoding ribose 1,5-bisphosphate isomerase: protein MVVVKEVLEIAEKIRNMEIRGAGKIARSAAYALQVQAEKSKATNVDEFWSEMKQAAKILFETRPTAVSLPNALRYVMHRGKVAYAGGADLDQLKFVVINAAKEFIHNSENAVIRIGEFGAKRIEDGDIIMTHCHSKAAISVMKTAWDQGRDIKVIVTETRPKWQGKLTAKELASYGIPVIYVVDSAARHYMKMTDKVVMGADSITVNGAVINKIGTALIALTAKEHRVWNMIAAETYKFHPETMLGQLVEIEMRDPYEVIPKEELETWPKNIEVWNPAFDVTPPEYVDVIITERGVIPPGAAIDILKEEFGWALKYTEPWED, encoded by the coding sequence ATGGTGGTAGTGAAAGAAGTGTTGGAGATAGCAGAGAAGATTAGAAACATGGAGATCAGGGGGGCGGGTAAGATAGCCCGTTCGGCCGCCTACGCGCTTCAGGTTCAAGCCGAGAAGAGCAAGGCCACAAACGTGGACGAGTTCTGGAGCGAGATGAAGCAGGCGGCGAAGATACTCTTTGAGACAAGGCCCACAGCGGTTTCCCTGCCTAACGCGCTCCGTTACGTCATGCACCGCGGAAAGGTGGCATACGCCGGGGGTGCAGATCTTGATCAGCTCAAGTTCGTCGTCATCAACGCGGCTAAAGAGTTCATCCACAACTCGGAAAACGCGGTGATAAGGATAGGCGAGTTCGGAGCCAAGAGGATAGAGGATGGCGACATCATAATGACCCACTGCCACAGCAAGGCGGCGATAAGCGTCATGAAAACTGCCTGGGATCAGGGCAGGGACATAAAGGTCATCGTTACGGAAACAAGGCCCAAGTGGCAGGGCAAGCTAACCGCGAAGGAGCTAGCCTCATATGGCATTCCTGTCATCTATGTGGTTGATTCCGCAGCGAGGCACTACATGAAGATGACGGACAAGGTCGTCATGGGCGCGGACAGCATAACCGTGAATGGTGCCGTCATAAACAAGATTGGAACTGCCCTAATAGCACTCACCGCCAAGGAGCACAGGGTATGGAATATGATTGCCGCCGAAACCTACAAGTTCCACCCCGAGACCATGCTCGGTCAGCTCGTCGAGATAGAGATGCGCGACCCCTACGAGGTCATACCAAAGGAGGAGCTTGAAACGTGGCCAAAGAACATCGAGGTTTGGAACCCTGCCTTCGATGTCACTCCGCCTGAATACGTGGACGTCATCATAACCGAGCGCGGTGTAATCCCACCAGGCGCCGCCATCGACATACTCAAGGAGGAGTTCGGCTGGGCCCTCAAGTACACCGAGCCCTGGGAGGACTGA